The Megalops cyprinoides isolate fMegCyp1 chromosome 12, fMegCyp1.pri, whole genome shotgun sequence genome contains a region encoding:
- the tmem30b gene encoding cell cycle control protein 50B, whose product MMKKKEETANRPDNTAFTQQRLPAWQPMLSAGIVIPGFVLIGMAFIGIGVALFITSRNIQVLERDYTGDESNSPCNTCTHSSPDCNCVLNFTLSKLFEGPVFFYYGLSNYYQNYRRYGVSRDDSQLSGDVAYFKNPDSNCAPYRVDSKSVPIVPCGSIANSMFNDTFRLYHIVNGKEMEVPFDGKGIAWWTDYNVKFRNPSLVNGTLKAAFDGTVKPINWPKPAYELDPTDSSNNGFLNQDFLVWMRAAALPDFRKLYRRITQGDYAAGLPAGNYSLKITYNYPVLSFGGRKKIVLSNVSWMGGKNQFLGIAYLVIGSLCIVMSMVMLIVYAKFKFPDDGS is encoded by the exons ATGatgaagaaaaaggaagagacgGCCAACAGGCCTGACAACACGGCCTTCACACAGCAGAGACTCCCTGCCTGGCAGCCCATGCTGTCCGCCGGCATCGTCATCCCAGGGTTTGTGCTCATTGGCATGGCCTTCATCGGCATCGGCGTCGCCCTCTTCATCACCTCCAGGAACATCCAGGTGTTGGAG AGGGATTACACGGGCGACGAGAGCAACTCCCCCTGcaacacctgcacacactcGAGCCCCGACTGCAACTGCGTGCTCAACTTCACGCTCAGCAAGCTGTTTGAG GGCCCCGTGTTCTTTTACTATGGGTTGTCTAATTACTACCAGAATTACCGGCGGTATGGGGTTTCCAGGGATGACAGTCAGCTGAGTGGTGATGTGGCCTACTTTAAG AACCCTGATTCTAATTGCGCGCCATATCGAGTTGATTCCAAGAGCGTTCCGATCGTGCCATGTGGATCCATAGCCAACAGCATGTTTAATG ACACCTTCAGGCTCTACCATATCGTCAATGGAAAAGAGATGGAGGTGCCCTTTGATGGAAAAGGCATTGCTTGGTGGACGGACTACAATGTCAAATTCCGCAACCCCTCTCTTGTGAACGGGACTCTGAAAGCTGCCTTTGATG GCACTGTGAAGCCAATAAATTGGCCCAAGCCGGCCTACGAGTTAGACCCAACTGACAGTAGCAACAACGGGTTCCTAAACCAAGACTTCCTGGTGTGGATGAGGGCGGCTGCTCTGCCAGACTTCAGGAAACTCTACCGCCGAATTACTCAGGGGGACTACGCCGCAGGGCTGCCAGCTGGAAACTACTCTCTCAAAATCACCTACA actACCCGGTGCTCTCCTTCGGGGGACGGAAGAAGATTGTGCTGAGCAACGTCTCCTGGATGGGCGGGAAGAACCAGTTTCTGGGCATCGCCTACCTGGTGATCGGCTCGCTGTGCATCGTCATGTCCATGGTCATGCTGATCGTTTACGCCAAGTTCAAGTTTCCCGATGACGGCTCGTGA